Part of the Salvelinus fontinalis isolate EN_2023a chromosome 1, ASM2944872v1, whole genome shotgun sequence genome is shown below.
CCTGTTACTGGGTATGGCCAAGGGGCATCAGGCTGTCTTACTCCAGTTGCTGATTGTTTACACCGCCATccataaaagacaatactgtgcagctgtcttcatcgacctggccaaggcttttgactctgtcaatcaccgtattcttatcggcagactcaacagccttggtttctctaatgactgcctcgtctggttcactaactacttctcagatagagttcagtgtgtcaaattggagggcctattgtccggacctctggcagtctctatggggtgccacagggttcaattctcgggctgactcttttctctgtatatatcaaggatgtcgctcttgctgcgggtgattctttgatccacctctacgcagacgacaccattctgtatacttctggcccttctttggacactgtgttaacaaacctccaaacaagcttttgactcacattaagtatctccaatccaaagttaaatctagaatcggcttcctatttcgcaacaaagcttccttcactcatgctgccaaacataccatcgtaaaactgactatcctaccgatccttaacttcggcgatgtcatttacaaaataacctccaacactctactcagcaaattggatgcagtctatcacagtgccatccgttttgtcaccaaagccccatatactacccaccactgcgacctgtatgctctcgttggctggtcctcgctacatattcgtcgccaaacccactggctccaggtcatctataagtctttgctaggtatagctccaccttatctcagcccactggtcaccatagcaacacccacccgtagcactcactccaGCGGGTATATGTCactagtcatccccaaagccagcacctactttggccgcctttccttccagttctctgctgccaatgactggaacgaatagcAAAAATCTaaaagttggagacttatatctccctcactaactttaagcgtcagctgtcagagcagcttaccgatcactgcagctgtacacagcccatctgtaaatagcccaaccaactacctcatccccatattgtttttgtttttctgctcttttgcacaccagtatttctacttgcacatcctcatctgcacatctatcactccagtgttaatctgctaaattgtaattacttcgccactatgacctatttattgccttacctccttacttcatttgcacacactgtatacagatttgtctattgtgttattgacattACGTTTGTTTATctcgtgtaactctgtgttgttgtttttgtcgcactgctttgctttatcttggccaggtcgcagttgtaaatgagaacttgttctccactggcctacctggttaaataaaggtgaaataaagtaAATAAAATTAATTGTTTGTACAATTTGTTAAAGTTGATATAGCCTTTCTATTTTCATCCCCCAAAATGATCATCATTTGGGAAGCTCTGATTGGACTTCTGGCAACGCCTACTCAGAAGAACTAATGCAATGAAACCCATGGGTCAAGAACgcaaaaaatataatttatataaaTGAAACCCATGGGTCAAGAacacaaaaaaatataatttatataaaTGAAACCCATGGGTCAAGAACACGGCAATTTATTAGAGTAATTCAAAAGTCACTTGATTATTTATTGGTCACATGTATTTTTCAATTGGTTGACGTTCCCATTTCTCGTGAATGTGCTGCAGTGAATCTTAAACTACGTAAACACTGCCATGACCTTATCCCACAATGCAGCGCGATGGTGAAGGCGCGTTATCCGTGCATGGCAGGGGCAAACGGACATTATTGAATTAGGTAGCTAATAAACAACCAGAAACGTGTGAGCCAGTCAGTCCGGGACAGTACCATTGTTGTGTCTTTCATAGCTCTATTCTGACCGTCTAGTGCATTCAACCAGACATGGCGCCTTTCGGGCTTATGTTTTCTGGTGTTAGCCTTTTGAAAAAGTCATTCAGTCTCTTCTCCAACGCATCCAGTCTCACAAGGTAACCCAAGGAGCAAAACTTCCCGTTGTATAGATAGATCGTTTTAGCTGTGTTAGGTAGGTAGTTAGTAAGCCACCCTGTACAATTTCTCATTGGTATTTTAGATTTTTGGACATTCATAAAGCCAACTCTGCAAAGGAATTGCTTTATTTCCAGCTATCACGCCAGTATTAGTCTAATTAGAGccaagttagttagctagctagggttagctaacgttagcttgactGGCACTGACCGGTGTCCAAGGACATGTTTTATTTTGTCAAATGTTTTTAACCTTTAAAaattggcaagtcagttaagaacaaattcttattatttacaatgactgtaaAAGGCCTCCTGTTTGGACGGGGGCTGGTGCCTGCTGGACGGTTCATTTATCACGGTACTCCACTTTATTTACCTTTCTGTGTAGTgaaccgaccctctctgcccattcatcacatgttgttgtcttagctgattagctgttgtcttacccgttgttgtcttaactagctctcccaatcaacacctgtgattgctttatgcctcgctttttgtctctctcaaatgtcaatatgccttgtatactgttgtttaggataattatcattgttttagtttactgccGAGTCCCTAGTCccactgtacatgccttagatacctcctttgtcccatctgccacacatgcggtgacctcacccagtatAACCAGTGTGTCCAGAGACGCaatctctcttatcatcacccggtgcctgggcttacctccactgtacccgcaccccaccatacccctgtctgcacattatgccctgaatctattctaccacgcccagaattctgctccttttattctctgtccccaacgcactagacgaccagttttgctAGCCTTTaaccgtaccctcatcctactcctcctctgttcctcggtgATGTGGAGcctaacccaggccctgcgtgttcccaggcactctcatttgttgacttctctaactgtaaaagccttggtttcatgcatgttaacatcagaagcctcctccctaagtttgttttactcactgctttagcacactccgccaaccctgacaCTCCGCCaatccttgccgtgtctgaatcctggcttaggaagttCACCAAAAACTcttgagatttccatacccaactacaacattttccgtcaagatagaactgccaaagggggaggagttgcaatctactgcagagatagcctgcaaagttctgtcatactttccaggtctatacccaaacagttcgagcttctagtttaaaaatgaatctctccagaaataagtctcttaCTGTTGCCGCcagttatagacccccctcagctcccagctgtgccctggacaccatatgtgaattgattgccccccatctatcttcagagttcgttctgttaggtgacctaaactgggatatgcttaacaccccagcagtcCTTCAAtttaagctagatgccctcaatctcacacaaattatcaaggaaaccaccaggtacaaccctaaatccgtaaacatgggcaccctcatcgATATTATCCTGactaacttgccctccaaatacacctctggtgttttcaatcaggatctcagcgatcattgcctcattgcctgcatccgctatgggtccgcggtcaaacgaccacccctcatcactgtcaaacgctccctaaaacacttcagtgagcaggcctttctaatcgacctggccaggtgtcctggaaggatattgacctcatcccgtcagtcgaggatgcttggtcgttctttaaaagtaatttcctcaccatcttaaataagcatgcccctttcaaaaaatgtagaactaagaacagatatagcccttggttcactccagacctgactgtccttgaccagcacaaaaacatcctgtggcggactgcaatagcatcgaatagggcaatatgcaactgttcagggaagtcaggaaccaatacacacagtcagtcaggaaagcaaaggctagctttttcaaacagagctacaggatgcaaatttctaactccaaaaagttttgggacactgtaaagtccatggagaacaagagcacctcccagctgcccactgaggCTAGgcgacacggtcaccaccgataaatccatgataattgaaaatttcaataagcatttctttacggctggccatgctttcctcctggctaccccaaccccagccAACAGCTCCGCGCCcctcgcagctacttgcccgagcctccccagcttctccttcacccaaatccagatcgcagatgttctgaaagagctgcaaaacctggacccgaacaaatcagctgggctagacaatcttgTAGGGTTAATGTGTAGTAGGGACGATGTATTGTGTGGTGTGTAGTAGGGATAATgtattgttgtgtgtgttgtagggATAATGTatcgtggtgtgtgtgtagtagggATAAtgtattgtggtgtgttgtagggaTAATGTATCGTGGTGTGTAGTCGGGATAATGTATCGTGACATGTAGTAGGGATAATGTATTGTGGTGTGTAGTAGGGATAATGTATCGGGGTGTGTGTAGtagggataatgtattgggcgtGTGTGTAGCAGGGATAATGTATTGGGGCGTGTGTGTAGTAGGGATAATGTATTGGGGCGTGTGTGTAGTAGGGATAATGTATTGGGGCGTGTAGTAGGGATAATGTATTGTGGTGTGTAGTAGGGATAATGTGTTGTAGGGATAATGTATTGTGGTGTGTAGTAGGGATAAtgtattgtggtgtgttgtagtaggGATAAtgtattgtggtgtgttgtagtaggGATAAtgtattgtggtgtgttgtagtaggGATAAtgtattgtggtgtgttgtagtaggGATAAtgtattgtggtgtgttgtagtaggGATAAtgtattgtggtgtgttgtagtaggGATAATGTATTGTGGTGTGTTATAGTAGGGATAATGTGGTGTAGGGATAATGTATTGTGGTGTGTTATAGTAGGGATAATGTGGTGTAGGGATAATGTATTGTGGTGTGTAGTAGGGATAATGTGGTGTAGGGATAATGTATTGTGGTGTGTAGTAGGGATAAtgtattgtggtgtgttgtagtaggGATAAtgtattgtggtgtgttgtagtaggGATAAtgtattgtggtgtgttgtagggaTAAtgtattgtggtgtgttgtagtaggGATAAtgtattgtggtgtgttgtagggaTAAtgtattgtggtgtgttgtaggctCGTCAATGTGATCCCAGCTGTAAAGAGGTTGACCACCAGTGCCGGCGCTCCCCCTAAGAGGCCCCTGAACGGATACATGAGATTTGTGAAACAGCAACAACCTCTCGTTGTCAGGGAGTATCCAGGTGACTGCTGTTAACATGTATCTCTACAGCTTCACTCATTCCTTTATCTTCACACATCACTGAGTTCATGTTGATGTGTGTTTCAGATGTCAAAACTATCGATGTGATAAGGAAGATTGCACAGCAGTGGAGAACTCTGACAGCAGACCAGAAACAGGTAGGTTGTGTCTTGATTCAGTAGGGACAGCAGGGCCCCCCCCCAGACCCTGACACTTTGGACAgcagggccccccccccccccagaccctgACACCTTGGACAGCagggccccccccccaagaccttGACACCTTGGacagcagccccccccccagACCCTGACACTTTGGACAGCAGGGCCCCCCCAGACCCTGACACCTTGGACAGCAGGGCCCCCCCCTAGACCCTGAAACCTTGgacagcagccccccccccccccagaccctgACACCTTGGACAgcagggaccccccccccccccccccccagaccctgACACCTTGGACAGCAgggcccccccccccagaccctgACACCTTGGACAGCagggcccccccccccaagaccctGACACCTTGGACAGCAGGGCCCCCTGACACCTTGGACAGCAGGGCCCCCCCCCCAGACCCTGACACCTTGGACAGCAGGGGCCCCCCCCCAAGACACTGACACCTTGGACAGCAGGGCCCCCCCCCCAGACCCTGACACCTTGGACAgcagggtcccccccccccccccaagaccctGACACCTTGGACAGCagggcccccccccccaagaccctGACACCTTGGACAGCAGGGCCCCCCCCCCCACGAGCCTGACACCTTGGACAGCAGGGCCCCCCCCCAGACACCCTGACACCTTGGACAGCAgggccccccccccagacaccctGACACCTTGGACAGCaggcccccccccctccccaagacCCTGACACCTTGGACAgcagggccccccccccccaagaccctGACACCTTGGACAgcagggccccccccccccaagaccctGACACCTTGGACAgcagggcccccccccccccccaaaaccctGACACCTTGGACAGCAGGGCCCCCCCCCAGACACCCTGACACCTTGGACAGCAGGGCCTCCCCAAGACCCTGACACCTTGGACAgcagggccccccccccccccaagaccctGACACCTTGGACagcaggccccccccccccccccccaagaccctGACACCTTGGACAGCAGGGCCCCCCCCCAAGACCCTGACACCTTGGACAGCAgggccccccccccaaaaccctGACACCTTGGACAGCAGGGCCCCCCCCAAGACCCTGACACCTTGGACAgcagggccccccccccccccaagaccctGACACCTTGGACAGCAgggccccacccccccccccaagaccctGACACCTTGGACCgcagggcccccccccccccccaagaccctGACACCTTGGACAGCAGGGCCCCCCCAAGACCCTGACACCTTGGACAgcagggccccccccccccaagaccctGACACCTTGGACAgcagggccccccccccccaaaaccctGACACCTTGGACAGCAgggccccccccccagacaccctGACACCTTGGACAGCAGGGCCTCCCCAAGACCCTGACACCTTGGACCgcagggccccccccccccccaagaccctGACACCTTGGACAgcagggcccccccccccccaagaccctGACACCTTGGACAGCagggccccccccccaagaccctGACACCTTGGACAgcagggcccccccccccccaaaaccctGACACCTTGGACAGCAGGGCCCCCCCCAAGACCCTGACACCTTGGACAGCAGGGCCCCCCCTCCCCCAAGACCCTGACACCTTGGACAGCAgggccccaccccccccccccccaagaccctGACACCTTGGACAgcagggcccccccccccccaagaccctGACACCTTGGACAGCAGGGCCCCCCCCAAGACCCTGACACCTTGGACAgcagggcccccccccccccccccccaagaccctGACACCTTGGACAGCAGGGCCCCACCCCCCCCCAAGACCCTGACACCTTGGACCgcagggcccccccccccccccagaccctgACACCTTGGACAgcaggccccccccccccaagaccctGACACCTTGGACAGCagggcccccccccccaagaccctGACACCTTGGACAgcagggcccccccccccccaagaccctGACACCTTGGACAgcagggcccccccccccccaagaccctGACACCTTGGACAgcagggcccccccccccccccaagaccctGACACCTTGGACAGCAGGGCCCCCAGATATCTTCTGTCTCCTTGTGTGACGGAGAAGACATTTGACACTTCTGTAGTCCACCTTCCGTCAGAGAAGACTACAGACTGTCATGCGTCTACTTCCTCCCAACATGGATCTACTTGCCAGTGTATTTAAATACCTGAACATCGGCTGTTTGACTTCTACCTGAAAAGACAGTCAATGGTGTTGTACTTGTGTGGTTAATTTGCTAAATACATGTTGACTTTCCCCCACAGCCTTTTCAACAGGCGTCAGTGGTTGCCAGGGAACAGTTTAAGGTGGACATGCAGAGGTTCCAGTCCCAGCTCACACCTGCAGAGGCTGCTGCTCTGAAACAGGAGAGGAGACTGAGGCTGGCCAAGAGGAAAGCCAACAGGAGGAAGAGGGTGCGTGTAGCTCATTGATCTTCATAGTGATGTGCTGTGGGCCGTGGACACTATTTGGCGTGACAGGCCCCTCCTAGTGAATGTAATGGCATACTACTAAGGCCTTGTGAtcgtgttagtagtggtgtgttCTGATGTTGTGCTGCTGAAATGTTCCTGGTGACTCATCTGACTTGAACACCATCTTCCACTTTTAGGAGTTGAACAGTCTGGGCAAACCCAAACGTACCCGGTCGTCCTTTAACATCTTCATGGCAGAACACTTTGAAGAGGCCAGAGGGACGACCACGCAGGTTAGTACCGAGGGGTCCAGAGGGACGACCACGCGGGTTAGTACCGAGGAGTCCAGAGGGACGACCGCGCGGGTTAGTACCGAGGGGTCCAGAGGGACGACCGCGCGGGTTAGTACCGAGGGGTCCAGAGGGACGACCGCGCGGGTTAGTACCGAGGAGTCCAGGTTAGTACCGAGGGGTCCAGAGGGACGACCGCGCGGGTTAGTACCGAGGGGTCCAGAGGGACGACCACGCGGGTTAGTACCGAGGGGTCCAGAGGGACGACCGCGCGGGTTAGTACCGAGGAGTCCAGAGGGACGACCGCGCGGGTTAGTACCGAGGGGTCCAGAGGGACGACCGCGCGGGTTAGTACCGAGGAGTCCAGGTTAGTACCGAGGGGTCCAGAGGGACGACCGCGCGGGTTAGTACCGAGGAGTCCAGAGGGACGACTGGGTTAGTACCGAGGGGTCCAGAGGGACGACTGGGTTAGTACCGAGGGGTCCAGAGGGACGACCACGCGGGTTAGTACCGAGGAGTCCAGAGGGACGACCGCGCGGGTTAGTACCGAGGGGTCCAGAGGGACGACCGCGCGGGTTAGTACCGAGGGGTCCAGAGGGACGACCGCGCGGGTTAGTACCGAGGGGTCCAGGTTAGTACCGAGGGGTCCAGGTTAGTACCGAGGGGTCCAGAGGGACGACCGCGCGGGTTAGTACCGAGGGGTCCAGAGGGACGACCACGCAGGTTAGTACCGAGGGGTCCAGAGGGACGACCGCGCGGGTTAGTACCGAGGAGTCCAGAGGGACGACCGCGCGGGTTAGTACCGAGGAGTCCAGAGGGACGACCGCGCGGGTTAGTACCGAGGAGTCCAGAGGGACGACCGCGCGGGTTAGTACCGAGGGGTCCAGCGGGTTAGTACCGAGGGGTCCAGAGGGACGACCGCGCGGGTTAGTACCGAGGGGTCCAGAGGGACGACCACGCAGGTTAGTACCGAGGGGTCCAGAGGGACGACCACGCGGGTTAGTACCGGGGAGTCCAGAGGGACGACCGCGCGGGTTAGTACCAGTGTTAAGTAATCAAATACTTTTTCATGGGTTCTGAGTCAATGGGATGAAAATATAATATTCTTTAACACATTACATATTAACATCTCTTTAACGCtggtataatgtaatataaatgtAACGGTAAAACACTGTCACCTGTTATAATGCTgctataatacctgttataatgcTGCTATAACACTGTCATCTGTTATAATGCTgctataatacctgttataatgcTGCTATAACACTGTCACCTGTTATAATGCTgctataatacctgttataatgcTGCTATAACACTGTCACCTGTTATAATGCTgctataatacctgttataatgcTGCTATAACACTGTCACCTGTTATAATGCTgctataatacctgttataatgcTGCTATAACACTGTCACCTGTTATAATGCTgctataatacctgttataatgcTGCTATAACACTGTCACCTGTTATAATGCTGCTATAACACTGTCACCTGTTATAATGCTgctataatacctgttataatgcTGCTCTAATACCTGTTATGCTgctataatacctgttataatgcTGCTATGACACtgtcacctgttataacactgtcatctgttataatgctgctataatacctgttataatgcTGCTATAACACTGTCACCTGTTATAATGCTgctataatacctgttataatgcTGCTATAACACTGTCATCTGTTATAATGCTgctataatacctgttataatgcTGCTATAACACTGTCACCTGTTATAATGCTgctataatacctgttataatgcTGCTATAACACTGTCACCTGTTATAATGCTgctataatacctgttataatgcTGCTATAACACTGTCACCTGTTATAATGCTgctataatacctgttataatgcTGCTATAACACTGTCACCTGTTATAATGCTgctataatacctgttataatgcTGCTATAACACTGTCACCTGTTATAATGCTGCTATAACACTGTCACCTGTTATAATGCTgctataatacctgttataatgcTGCTCTAATACCTGTTATGCTgctataatacctgttataatgcTGCTATGACACtgtcacctgttataacactgtcacctgttataacactgtcatctgttataatgctgctataatacctgttataatgcTGCTATAACACTGTCACCTGTTATAATGCTGCTATAACACTGTCACCTGTTATAATGCTgctataatacctgttataatgcTGCTATAACACTGTCACCTGTTATAATGCTgctataatacctgttataatgctgctataatacctgttataatgctgctataatacctgttataatgcTGCTATAACACTGTcacctgttataatactgttacctgttataatgctgctataatacctgttataatgctgcaacagtgccttcggaaagtattcagaccccttgactttttccacattttgttacgttacagccttattccaaaattgattaaataaattaaaatgatcagcaatctaaacacaataccccataatgacaaagctataacaggtttttagacatttttgctaatgtattaaaaactgaaataccttatttacatacgtattcaaacccgttgctatgagactgaaaattgagctcgggtggcctatgggactcccaatcacagccgattgtgatatagcctggaatcgaaccagggtctgtagtgacgcctctagtactgagatgcagtgccttagaccgctgtgccactcgggagcccacagtataaggtcccacagttgacagtgcatgtcagagcaaaaaacaagccatgacatccgagacaggattgttttgggggcacagatctggggaagggtaccaaaaatgtctgcagcattgaaggtccccaagaacacaatggcctccatcattctttaatggaagaagtttggaaccaccaaga
Proteins encoded:
- the tfam gene encoding transcription factor A, mitochondrial isoform X2, with the protein product MAPFGLMFSGVSLLKKSFSLFSNASSLTRLVNVIPAVKRLTTSAGAPPKRPLNGYMRFVKQQQPLVVREYPDVKTIDVIRKIAQQWRTLTADQKQPFQQASVVAREQFKVDMQRFQSQLTPAEAAALKQERRLRLAKRKANRRKRELNSLGKPKRTRSSFNIFMAEHFEEARGTTTQDKMKMLQEDWTKLSTSQKQVYMQLAEDDKVRYTTEMKSWEEHMMDIGREDLIRRKKTHKKKTATKGGKQKPKVKVVKTKSAEAKTVRSGKKA
- the tfam gene encoding transcription factor A, mitochondrial isoform X1, with the protein product MAPFGLMFSGVSLLKKSFSLFSNASSLTRPPVWTGAGACWTVHLSRLVNVIPAVKRLTTSAGAPPKRPLNGYMRFVKQQQPLVVREYPDVKTIDVIRKIAQQWRTLTADQKQPFQQASVVAREQFKVDMQRFQSQLTPAEAAALKQERRLRLAKRKANRRKRELNSLGKPKRTRSSFNIFMAEHFEEARGTTTQDKMKMLQEDWTKLSTSQKQVYMQLAEDDKVRYTTEMKSWEEHMMDIGREDLIRRKKTHKKKTATKGGKQKPKVKVVKTKSAEAKTVRSGKKA